Proteins from one Nomia melanderi isolate GNS246 chromosome 3, iyNomMela1, whole genome shotgun sequence genomic window:
- the LOC116432883 gene encoding transmembrane protein 14C gives MPVDIAAYSYAAAIAVGGVIGYVKSASIPSLGAGLLFGSILGYGAYQVSEDPTNIGVFLGASTTLGGMMGYRYYNSGKFMPGIIALFSIAMMYRTVNRYFVKTSMKT, from the exons ATGCCTGTGGATATTGCTGCATACTCATATGCAGCAGCGATAGCAGTAGGTGGTGTAATCGGTTATGTAAAATCAG ctTCCATTCCATCCTTGGGTGCTGGACTTCTGTTTGGAAGCATTCTGGGTTATGGAGCTTATCAAGTTTCAGAAGATCCTACTAATATCGGAGTCTTTTTAGGAGCTAGTACAACTCTTGGTGGAATGATGGGTTATCGTTATTACAACTCTGGTAAATTTATGCCAGGAATCATTGCTTTGTTTag tATCGCCATGATGTACAGAACTGTAAATAgatattttgttaaaacttcTATGAAGACATAA
- the Gclm gene encoding glutamate-cysteine ligase modifier subunit — protein sequence MLSQNVLIYTGNILSLNEPKTKTSQNPTDELIETLKIVLQHNETSGENPVAITGKKDSTLQDVIREEVKITVKVFMSSTNVNLLKESIDEVCNYLNTSAIESLVIAYSGKENSEDLLSSLKQLWIGIEEYVEVGKLSSVGLSDISTNIFIDLFQWAKVKPNIVQISLATCCVVPPALQSFTKENDVQLLTHNDSDQIIPAEELNKIFNADVKLYWVARYQIHVKCRGILSSKGYLVYMNKTTT from the exons ATGTTGTCGCAAAATGTGTTGATATATACGGGAAATATACTTTCCTTAAATGAACCTAAAACAAAAACAAGTCAGAATCCTACGGACGAG ctAATCGAAACTCTAAAGATTGTTCTCCAACATAACGAAACTAGTGGTGAAAATCCAGTGGCT ATAACAGGAAAGAAAGATAGTACTTTACAAGATGTTATCAGAGAGGAAGttaaaataactgtaaaagTTTTTATGTCCTCAACTAATgtgaatttattgaaagaaagtaTAGATGaag tttgcAACTATTTGAATACAAGTGCAATTGAATCTTTAGTAATTGCCTATTCAGGCAAAGAAAATTCTGAAGATCTATTATCAtctttgaaacagttatggattGGAATAGAAGAATATGTTGAAGTTGGTAAATTATCAAGCGTTGGTTTAAGTGACAttagtacaaatatatttattgacttATTTCAATGGGCAAAA GTGAAGCCTAACATTGTACAAATTAGCTTGGCTACATGTTGTGTAGTACCACCTGCTTTGCAGTCATTCACAAAAGAAAATGATGTGCAATTGTTGACACACAATGATTCTGATC aaattattcctgcagaagaattaaataaaatatttaatgctgaTGTCAAGTTATATTGGGTTGCCAGATATCAAATACATGTGAAGTGTCGTGGCATTTTATCTTCAAAAGGATACTTAGTCTATATGAATAAAACAACAACATag
- the LOC116432865 gene encoding ornithine decarboxylase isoform X2: MKVTNLDERIHVLDGASNVMSVIKDIALSGLQEEAFYVLDIGDIVQKHQIWKEKLPRVNPYYAVKCNDNLVVIEVLAALGIGFDCASKTEINKVLSVGVDPSRIIFANPAKPASHIRHAAAVGVDVMTVDNESELHKIKKLHLDAKIVIRIRCDAEVAQCQLGMKFGCDPIYEAPNLLRLSRMLGLNVVGISFHVGSGCQDPPVFYRAIRHAKSLFDLATDLGFKPYLLDLGGGYPGNKGTNIDKIADVINKALDEYFNTDAVHVIAEPGRFYVASAFTLATNIHSKRSVRGEESSPTTITHNMYYINDGVYGSFNCLLYDHQHVTPIPLKKGYGKMIPSSIWGPTCDGLDQVAENILLHEMDLGDWIIFENMGAYTLPVASPFNGFPVPKVHIVAEESIWDKSAELLKLKKLIN; encoded by the exons ATGAAGGTCACAAATCTGGACGAACGTATCCATGTTTTGGACGGTGCGTCAAACGTTATGAGCGTCATCAAAGATATTGCATTGAGTGGGTTGCAAGAAGAAGCTTTCTATGTACTTGATATTGGAGATATTGTTCAAAAACATCAAATCTGGAAAGAAAAACTACCACGTGTTAATCCATACTATg CCGTGAAATGCAATGATAATTTAGTTGTAATTGAAGTACTAGCTGCTCTTGGTATTGGTTTTGATTGTGCATCAAAA acggaaattaataaagtattaagcGTTGGAGTAGACCCATCAAGAATTATATTTGCCAATCCAGCTAAGCCTGCGTCTCATATTCGCCATGCTGCTGCAGTTGGAGTTGATGTAATGACAGTGGACAATGAAAGCGagctacataaaattaaaaagcttCATTTAGATGCGAAG aTTGTTATTAGAATTCGTTGTGACGCAGAAGTTGCTCAGTGTCAATTGGGCATGAAATTTGGTTGTGATCCCATATATGAAGCACCTAATCTTTTGCGTCTTTCGCGTATGTTAGGACTTAATGTTGTTGGTATCAGTTTCCATGTTGGTTCTGGTTGTCAAGATCCACCAGTATTTTATCGAGCTATACGACACGCCAAATCATTGTTCGATTTGGCTACAGATCTTGGTTTCAAGCCATATCTATTAGATCTCGGCGGTGGTTATCCAGGAAATAAGGGTACCAATATTGATAAAATTGCTGATGTTATTAATAAAGCACTTGACGAGTATTTTAACa CTGATGCTGTTCATGTAATCGCTGAGCCTGGTCGATTTTATGTTGCCTCCGCATTTACACTTGCTACAAATATTCATAGCAAACGATCAGTGCGTGGTGAGGAAAGTTCACCAACCACAATCACGCACAATATGTATTATATCAATGATGGCGTTTATGGTTCCTTCAATTGCCTACTTTATGATCATCAGCATGTTACTCCTATACCTTTAAAG AAAGGTTATGGTAAGATGATTCCTTCAAGTATTTGGGGGCCCACTTGCGATGGTCTAGATCAAGTtgcggaaaatattttattgcatgAAATGGATCTTGGTGATTggataatttttgaaaatatgggAGCATACACATTACCTGTTGCTTCTCCATTTAATGGATTCCCTGTACCAAAGGTTCACATCGTCGCTGAAGAAAGCATTTG GGATAAATCTGCCGAGCTGCTAAAacttaaaaaactaataaattga
- the LOC116432865 gene encoding ornithine decarboxylase 1 isoform X1, giving the protein MKVTNLDERIHVLDGASNVMSVIKDIALSGLQEEAFYVLDIGDIVQKHQIWKEKLPRVNPYYAVKCNDNLVVIEVLAALGIGFDCASKTEINKVLSVGVDPSRIIFANPAKPASHIRHAAAVGVDVMTVDNESELHKIKKLHLDAKIVIRIRCDAEVAQCQLGMKFGCDPIYEAPNLLRLSRMLGLNVVGISFHVGSGCQDPPVFYRAIRHAKSLFDLATDLGFKPYLLDLGGGYPGNKGTNIDKIADVINKALDEYFNTDAVHVIAEPGRFYVASAFTLATNIHSKRSVRGEESSPTTITHNMYYINDGVYGSFNCLLYDHQHVTPIPLKKGYGKMIPSSIWGPTCDGLDQVAENILLHEMDLGDWIIFENMGAYTLPVASPFNGFPVPKVHIVAEESIWLLLKDALPLTEDHFVIGNTPANLRLGLDIGGTDINAWRNPNIELTSTEILADTTNTSFIYDYVEVDPLN; this is encoded by the exons ATGAAGGTCACAAATCTGGACGAACGTATCCATGTTTTGGACGGTGCGTCAAACGTTATGAGCGTCATCAAAGATATTGCATTGAGTGGGTTGCAAGAAGAAGCTTTCTATGTACTTGATATTGGAGATATTGTTCAAAAACATCAAATCTGGAAAGAAAAACTACCACGTGTTAATCCATACTATg CCGTGAAATGCAATGATAATTTAGTTGTAATTGAAGTACTAGCTGCTCTTGGTATTGGTTTTGATTGTGCATCAAAA acggaaattaataaagtattaagcGTTGGAGTAGACCCATCAAGAATTATATTTGCCAATCCAGCTAAGCCTGCGTCTCATATTCGCCATGCTGCTGCAGTTGGAGTTGATGTAATGACAGTGGACAATGAAAGCGagctacataaaattaaaaagcttCATTTAGATGCGAAG aTTGTTATTAGAATTCGTTGTGACGCAGAAGTTGCTCAGTGTCAATTGGGCATGAAATTTGGTTGTGATCCCATATATGAAGCACCTAATCTTTTGCGTCTTTCGCGTATGTTAGGACTTAATGTTGTTGGTATCAGTTTCCATGTTGGTTCTGGTTGTCAAGATCCACCAGTATTTTATCGAGCTATACGACACGCCAAATCATTGTTCGATTTGGCTACAGATCTTGGTTTCAAGCCATATCTATTAGATCTCGGCGGTGGTTATCCAGGAAATAAGGGTACCAATATTGATAAAATTGCTGATGTTATTAATAAAGCACTTGACGAGTATTTTAACa CTGATGCTGTTCATGTAATCGCTGAGCCTGGTCGATTTTATGTTGCCTCCGCATTTACACTTGCTACAAATATTCATAGCAAACGATCAGTGCGTGGTGAGGAAAGTTCACCAACCACAATCACGCACAATATGTATTATATCAATGATGGCGTTTATGGTTCCTTCAATTGCCTACTTTATGATCATCAGCATGTTACTCCTATACCTTTAAAG AAAGGTTATGGTAAGATGATTCCTTCAAGTATTTGGGGGCCCACTTGCGATGGTCTAGATCAAGTtgcggaaaatattttattgcatgAAATGGATCTTGGTGATTggataatttttgaaaatatgggAGCATACACATTACCTGTTGCTTCTCCATTTAATGGATTCCCTGTACCAAAGGTTCACATCGTCGCTGAAGAAAGCATTTG GCTTCTTTTAAAAGACGCTTTGCCTTTGACTGAAGATCATTTTGTTATTGGCAATACACCGGCTAATTTACGACTCGGTCTGGATATTGGGGGAACTGATATCAATGCATGGCGTAATCCAAACATTGAATTGACGTCGACTGAAATTTTAGCTGATACTACTAATACATCATTCATTTACGACTATGTTGAAGTTGATCCTCTGAATTAA